The following proteins come from a genomic window of Gossypium raimondii isolate GPD5lz chromosome 5, ASM2569854v1, whole genome shotgun sequence:
- the LOC105769720 gene encoding protein FAR1-RELATED SEQUENCE 4 isoform X1, with amino-acid sequence MDSSIGTSDMILASHRELEFESHEAAYSYYKDYAKSVGFGTAKLSSRRSRVSKEFIDAKFTCIRYGNKQQSDDAINPRPSPKIGCKASMHVKRRQDGKWYVYSFIKEHNHELLPAQAHFFRSHRNVDPLKTDVGRKRKSLASVSKLFSAYQNIDFLEGYMRNQHDKGRSLVLEEGDAQVLLELLMHMQEENPKFFYAVDLNEEHRLRNVFWVDAKGMEDFSNFGDVVSFDTTYFTNKYKIPLVLFIGVNHHIQPTLLGCALIADETVYTFLWLMQTWFIAMGERAPQVMLTDQNNAIKAAVAAVFPTTRHCFCLWHVLEKLPRHLEYLSLWHDSLMLKLDKCIYRSWTEDQFEKRWWKMVDKFHLREMQWVLSLYEDRKRWVPVFMRDISFAGLSTALRSDSLSSSFDKYVHGETSLREFIEHYRVILEDRYEEEAKADFNAWHETPELKSPSPFEKQISLVYTHEVFKKFQVEVLGAAACHLKKENEDQVPATYSVKDFEDNQNYMVEWNEAKSDIYCSCRSFEYKGYLCRHAIVVLQMSGVFNIPSKYILQRWTNAALSRLPISQKLDEVQSKVRRYNDLCRRAIILSEEGSLSQESYNLALSAIKEALKQCASVNNSVENEYRPNTSMIRADSGVERVSQCVNNQEKAADPRMTNTTKTCQSVETALERQINENNATRKGKQVSLAGAVNVGSQDGFHQMEMSDMRPTHLHNVMPPTQLHNMVPTMFTNVASTHFQNVAATHLHDNRLHR; translated from the exons ATGGATTCTAGCATTGGCACCAGTGATATGATTTTAGCATCACACCGGGAATTGGAATTTGAATCACATGAAGCTGCTTATTCATACTACAAAGATTACGCCAAGTCTGTGGGCTTTGGTACTGCTAAATTGAGCAGTCGACGGTCCAGGGTGTCCAAGGAATTTATAGATGCTAAATTTACATGCATAAGATATGGAAATAAGCAACAGTCTGATGATGCCATTAATCCTCGGCCTTCTCCAAAAATTGGTTGTAAAGCAAGCATGCATGTGAAGAGAAGGCAGGATGGAAAGTGGTATGTTTATAGTTTCATAAAGGAGCATAATCACGAACTTTTGCCTGCCCAAGCACATTTTTTCCGAAGCCACAGAAATGTTGATCCACTTAAGACTGATGTTGGAAGGAAGCGGAAGAGTCTGGCTTCAGTTTCTAAACTATTTAGTGCGTATCAAAATATTGACTTTCTGGAAGGTTATATGAGAAACCAGCATGATAAAGGACGGAGTTTGGTTTTAGAAGAGGGAGATGCTCAAGTACTTCTTGAACTTTTAATGCATATGCAGGAAGAAAACCCAAAGTTTTTCTATGCAGTTGATTTGAATGAAGAGCATCGATTGAGAAATGTATTCTGGGTTGATGCCAAAGGCATGGAAGATTTCAGTAACTTTGGTGATGTTGTGTCTTTTGACACTACATATTTCACGAACAAGTATAAAATACCTTTGGTACTCTTTATTGGAGTCAACCATCATATTCAACCCACATTACTTGGTTGTGCTTTGATTGCAGATGAAACAGTTTATACTTTTCTTTGGCTGATGCAAACATGGTTTATAGCAATGGGGGAACGGGCTCCGCAAGTGATGCTCACTGATCAGAACAATGCCATAAAAGCAGCTGTGGCTGCTGTGTTTCCTACTACACGCCATTGTTTCTGTTTATGGCATGTGTTGGAAAAACTTCCCAGGCATCTTGAATATCTAAGCTTGTGGCATGATAGTCTAATGCTAAAACTTGATAAATGTATTTATCGGTCTTGGACTGaggatcaatttgaaaaaagGTGGTGGAAGATGGTTGACAAGTTTCATCTTAGAGAGATGCAGTGGGTTCTGTCTTTGTACGAAGATCGCAAACGGTGGGTTCCTGTCTTTATGAGGGATATATCTTTTGCTGGATTATCTACCGCTTTACGCTCTGACAGTTTGAGTTCTTCATTTGACAAATATGTGCATGGAGAAACATCGTTGAGGGAATTTATAGAGCATTATAGAGTAATCCTTGAGGACAGGTATGAAGAGGAAGCCAAAGCTGATTTTAATGCATGGCATGAAACTCCTGAGCTGAAGTCTCCATCAccttttgaaaaacaaatatcaCTTGTATATACACATGAAGTTTTCAAGAAATTCCAAGTTGAAGTTTTGGGAGCTGCTGCTTGTCATCTtaagaaggaaaatgaagacCAGGTGCCTGCAACATATAGTGTTAAGGACTTTGaagataatcaaaattatatggttgaatggaatgaagCTAAATCAGACATATATTGCTCATGCCGCTCTTTTGAATACAAGGGCTACCTTTGTAGACATGCTATTGTTGTGCTTCAAATGTCTGGTGTGTTCAACATCccatcaaaatatattttgcaGCGGTGGACTAACGCTGCCTTGAGTAGACTGCCAATCAGTCAGAAATTGGATGAGGTCCAATCTAAGGTCCGTCGTTACAATGATTTGTGTAGACGTGCCATAATATTAAGCGAAGAAGGTTCACTTTCTCAAGAGAGCTATAATCTTGCTCTATCTGCCATAAAAGAAGCTCTGAAGCAGTGTGCAAGTGTCAACAATTCGGTTGAGAATGAGTACAGACCTAATACCTCAATGATTCGTGCTGATTCTGGTGTTGAAAGAGTCAGCCAATGTGTAAATAATCAAGAAAAAGCCGCAGACCCTAGAATGACAAATACGACCAAGACTTGTCAAAGTGTTGAGACTGCATTGGAGAGGCAAATTAATGAGAATAATGCAACTAGAAAAGGAAAG CAGGTATCTCTTGCGGGAGCTGTCAATGTTGGATCACAAGATGGCTTTCACCAAATG GAGATGTCAGACATGAGGCCTACGCATTTGCATAATGTGATGCCACCAACACAATTGCATAATATGGTGCCAACTATGTTTACAAATGTTGCATCAACACATTTTCAAAACGTGGCTGCTACACATTTGCACGACAACCGACTCCATCGGTAA
- the LOC105770195 gene encoding DNA damage-repair/toleration protein DRT100 produces MKTVFTIFSVLVFTVISPANGCPPSDRAALLAFKAALHEPYLGIFNSWTGTDCCHNWYGVSCDPQSHRVADINLRGESEDPIFERAHRTGFMTGFISPEICKLTRLSSLTIADWKGITGEIPKCITSLPFLRILDLIGNKLSGEIPADIGRLKRLTVLNVADNQLSGRIPSSFTSLSNLMHLDLRNNKISGPIPGKAGDLSMLSRALLSGNMISGPIPVSICRIYRLADLDLSMNKMSGVIPPCLGKMAVLATLNLDCNMLMGTIPTTLLTSAIGNLNLSRNALEGNIPDVFGLTSYFTVIDLSHNKLRGPIPRSLSAASYIGHLDLSYNHLCGRIPAGAPFDHLEASSFMYNDCLCGKPLRAC; encoded by the coding sequence ATGAAGACAGTCTTCACTATTTTCTCGGTACTTGTATTCACCGTAATCTCCCCCGCCAACGGCTGCCCTCCGTCGGACCGCGCTGCGCTGCTAGCATTCAAAGCAGCTCTCCACGAGCCTTACTTGGGCATCTTCAACTCATGGACGGGCACCGACTGCTGCCACAACTGGTACGGCGTTAGCTGCGACCCACAGTCACATCGAGTCGCCGACATTAATCTCCGTGGTGAGTCCGAAGATCCCATCTTTGAGCGAGCTCACCGGACCGGTTTTATGACTGGTTTTATCTCTCCCGAAATATGCAAGCTAACTCGCCTCTCTAGTCTTACTATCGCTGATTGGAAAGGGATTACGGGCGAGATTCCTAAATGCATTACCAGTCTACCATTTCTTCGCATCCTTGATTTGATCGGTAACAAGCTTTCCGGAGAAATTCCTGCTGATATCGGCAGGTTGAAGCGTCTCACAGTTTTAAACGTTGCCGACAACCAATTATCGGGGAGAATCCCATCTTCATTTACCAGTTTATCAAACTTGATGCATTTAGATTTGAGGAACAATAAAATCTCGGGTCCAATTCCCGGCAAAGCCGGGGATCTCAGTATGTTGAGCCGTGCTTTGTTGAGCGGCAACATGATTAGCGGACCGATCCCGGTGTCGATATGCCGAATATATCGTCTTGCTGATTTGGACCTCTCGATGAACAAAATGTCGGGGGTGATTCCTCCTTGTCTTGGGAAAATGGCGGTCCTGGCGACGTTGAATTTGGATTGCAACATGTTAATGGGTACGATACCGACAACCCTTTTAACTTCCGCCATCGGCAACCTCAACTTGAGCCGAAACGCTTTGGAAGGTAACATTCCGGATGTTTTCGGGCTGACATCTTACTTCACGGTGATCGATTTGTCGCATAACAAGTTAAGGGGTCCGATCCCGAGAAGTTTGTCGGCGGCATCTTACATCGGGCACCTTGATTTGAGTTACAACCACCTATGCGGGCGGATTCCGGCGGGAGCACCGTTCGATCATCTGGAAGCATCCTCTTTCATGTACAACGACTGTCTTTGTGGTAAACCGCTTAGAGCTTGTTGA
- the LOC105769720 gene encoding protein FAR1-RELATED SEQUENCE 4 isoform X3 → MDSSIGTSDMILASHRELEFESHEAAYSYYKDYAKSVGFGTAKLSSRRSRVSKEFIDAKFTCIRYGNKQQSDDAINPRPSPKIGCKASMHVKRRQDGKWYVYSFIKEHNHELLPAQAHFFRSHRNVDPLKTDVGRKRKSLASVSKLFSAYQNIDFLEGYMRNQHDKGRSLVLEEGDAQVLLELLMHMQEENPKFFYAVDLNEEHRLRNVFWVDAKGMEDFSNFGDVVSFDTTYFTNKYKIPLVLFIGVNHHIQPTLLGCALIADETVYTFLWLMQTWFIAMGERAPQVMLTDQNNAIKAAVAAVFPTTRHCFCLWHVLEKLPRHLEYLSLWHDSLMLKLDKCIYRSWTEDQFEKRWWKMVDKFHLREMQWVLSLYEDRKRWVPVFMRDISFAGLSTALRSDSLSSSFDKYVHGETSLREFIEHYRVILEDRYEEEAKADFNAWHETPELKSPSPFEKQISLVYTHEVFKKFQVEVLGAAACHLKKENEDQVPATYSVKDFEDNQNYMVEWNEAKSDIYCSCRSFEYKGYLCRHAIVVLQMSGVFNIPSKYILQRWTNAALSRLPISQKLDEVQSKVRRYNDLCRRAIILSEEGSLSQESYNLALSAIKEALKQCASVNNSVENEYRPNTSMIRADSGVERVSQCVNNQEKAADPRMTNTTKTCQSVETALERQINENNATRKGKQVSLAGAVNVGSQDGFHQMIVGLETYQVGFEQ, encoded by the exons ATGGATTCTAGCATTGGCACCAGTGATATGATTTTAGCATCACACCGGGAATTGGAATTTGAATCACATGAAGCTGCTTATTCATACTACAAAGATTACGCCAAGTCTGTGGGCTTTGGTACTGCTAAATTGAGCAGTCGACGGTCCAGGGTGTCCAAGGAATTTATAGATGCTAAATTTACATGCATAAGATATGGAAATAAGCAACAGTCTGATGATGCCATTAATCCTCGGCCTTCTCCAAAAATTGGTTGTAAAGCAAGCATGCATGTGAAGAGAAGGCAGGATGGAAAGTGGTATGTTTATAGTTTCATAAAGGAGCATAATCACGAACTTTTGCCTGCCCAAGCACATTTTTTCCGAAGCCACAGAAATGTTGATCCACTTAAGACTGATGTTGGAAGGAAGCGGAAGAGTCTGGCTTCAGTTTCTAAACTATTTAGTGCGTATCAAAATATTGACTTTCTGGAAGGTTATATGAGAAACCAGCATGATAAAGGACGGAGTTTGGTTTTAGAAGAGGGAGATGCTCAAGTACTTCTTGAACTTTTAATGCATATGCAGGAAGAAAACCCAAAGTTTTTCTATGCAGTTGATTTGAATGAAGAGCATCGATTGAGAAATGTATTCTGGGTTGATGCCAAAGGCATGGAAGATTTCAGTAACTTTGGTGATGTTGTGTCTTTTGACACTACATATTTCACGAACAAGTATAAAATACCTTTGGTACTCTTTATTGGAGTCAACCATCATATTCAACCCACATTACTTGGTTGTGCTTTGATTGCAGATGAAACAGTTTATACTTTTCTTTGGCTGATGCAAACATGGTTTATAGCAATGGGGGAACGGGCTCCGCAAGTGATGCTCACTGATCAGAACAATGCCATAAAAGCAGCTGTGGCTGCTGTGTTTCCTACTACACGCCATTGTTTCTGTTTATGGCATGTGTTGGAAAAACTTCCCAGGCATCTTGAATATCTAAGCTTGTGGCATGATAGTCTAATGCTAAAACTTGATAAATGTATTTATCGGTCTTGGACTGaggatcaatttgaaaaaagGTGGTGGAAGATGGTTGACAAGTTTCATCTTAGAGAGATGCAGTGGGTTCTGTCTTTGTACGAAGATCGCAAACGGTGGGTTCCTGTCTTTATGAGGGATATATCTTTTGCTGGATTATCTACCGCTTTACGCTCTGACAGTTTGAGTTCTTCATTTGACAAATATGTGCATGGAGAAACATCGTTGAGGGAATTTATAGAGCATTATAGAGTAATCCTTGAGGACAGGTATGAAGAGGAAGCCAAAGCTGATTTTAATGCATGGCATGAAACTCCTGAGCTGAAGTCTCCATCAccttttgaaaaacaaatatcaCTTGTATATACACATGAAGTTTTCAAGAAATTCCAAGTTGAAGTTTTGGGAGCTGCTGCTTGTCATCTtaagaaggaaaatgaagacCAGGTGCCTGCAACATATAGTGTTAAGGACTTTGaagataatcaaaattatatggttgaatggaatgaagCTAAATCAGACATATATTGCTCATGCCGCTCTTTTGAATACAAGGGCTACCTTTGTAGACATGCTATTGTTGTGCTTCAAATGTCTGGTGTGTTCAACATCccatcaaaatatattttgcaGCGGTGGACTAACGCTGCCTTGAGTAGACTGCCAATCAGTCAGAAATTGGATGAGGTCCAATCTAAGGTCCGTCGTTACAATGATTTGTGTAGACGTGCCATAATATTAAGCGAAGAAGGTTCACTTTCTCAAGAGAGCTATAATCTTGCTCTATCTGCCATAAAAGAAGCTCTGAAGCAGTGTGCAAGTGTCAACAATTCGGTTGAGAATGAGTACAGACCTAATACCTCAATGATTCGTGCTGATTCTGGTGTTGAAAGAGTCAGCCAATGTGTAAATAATCAAGAAAAAGCCGCAGACCCTAGAATGACAAATACGACCAAGACTTGTCAAAGTGTTGAGACTGCATTGGAGAGGCAAATTAATGAGAATAATGCAACTAGAAAAGGAAAG CAGGTATCTCTTGCGGGAGCTGTCAATGTTGGATCACAAGATGGCTTTCACCAAATG ATTGTTGGACTGGAAACATACCAAGTGGGATTTGAACAATAA
- the LOC105769720 gene encoding protein FAR1-RELATED SEQUENCE 4 isoform X2, whose translation MDSSIGTSDMILASHRELEFESHEAAYSYYKDYAKSVGFGTAKLSSRRSRVSKEFIDAKFTCIRYGNKQQSDDAINPRPSPKIGCKASMHVKRRQDGKWYVYSFIKEHNHELLPAQAHFFRSHRNVDPLKTDVGRKRKSLASVSKLFSAYQNIDFLEGYMRNQHDKGRSLVLEEGDAQVLLELLMHMQEENPKFFYAVDLNEEHRLRNVFWVDAKGMEDFSNFGDVVSFDTTYFTNKYKIPLVLFIGVNHHIQPTLLGCALIADETVYTFLWLMQTWFIAMGERAPQVMLTDQNNAIKAAVAAVFPTTRHCFCLWHVLEKLPRHLEYLSLWHDSLMLKLDKCIYRSWTEDQFEKRWWKMVDKFHLREMQWVLSLYEDRKRWVPVFMRDISFAGLSTALRSDSLSSSFDKYVHGETSLREFIEHYRVILEDRYEEEAKADFNAWHETPELKSPSPFEKQISLVYTHEVFKKFQVEVLGAAACHLKKENEDQVPATYSVKDFEDNQNYMVEWNEAKSDIYCSCRSFEYKGYLCRHAIVVLQMSGVFNIPSKYILQRWTNAALSRLPISQKLDEVQSKVRRYNDLCRRAIILSEEGSLSQESYNLALSAIKEALKQCASVNNSVENEYRPNTSMIRADSGVERVSQCVNNQEKAADPRMTNTTKTCQSVETALERQINENNATRKGKVSLAGAVNVGSQDGFHQMEMSDMRPTHLHNVMPPTQLHNMVPTMFTNVASTHFQNVAATHLHDNRLHR comes from the exons ATGGATTCTAGCATTGGCACCAGTGATATGATTTTAGCATCACACCGGGAATTGGAATTTGAATCACATGAAGCTGCTTATTCATACTACAAAGATTACGCCAAGTCTGTGGGCTTTGGTACTGCTAAATTGAGCAGTCGACGGTCCAGGGTGTCCAAGGAATTTATAGATGCTAAATTTACATGCATAAGATATGGAAATAAGCAACAGTCTGATGATGCCATTAATCCTCGGCCTTCTCCAAAAATTGGTTGTAAAGCAAGCATGCATGTGAAGAGAAGGCAGGATGGAAAGTGGTATGTTTATAGTTTCATAAAGGAGCATAATCACGAACTTTTGCCTGCCCAAGCACATTTTTTCCGAAGCCACAGAAATGTTGATCCACTTAAGACTGATGTTGGAAGGAAGCGGAAGAGTCTGGCTTCAGTTTCTAAACTATTTAGTGCGTATCAAAATATTGACTTTCTGGAAGGTTATATGAGAAACCAGCATGATAAAGGACGGAGTTTGGTTTTAGAAGAGGGAGATGCTCAAGTACTTCTTGAACTTTTAATGCATATGCAGGAAGAAAACCCAAAGTTTTTCTATGCAGTTGATTTGAATGAAGAGCATCGATTGAGAAATGTATTCTGGGTTGATGCCAAAGGCATGGAAGATTTCAGTAACTTTGGTGATGTTGTGTCTTTTGACACTACATATTTCACGAACAAGTATAAAATACCTTTGGTACTCTTTATTGGAGTCAACCATCATATTCAACCCACATTACTTGGTTGTGCTTTGATTGCAGATGAAACAGTTTATACTTTTCTTTGGCTGATGCAAACATGGTTTATAGCAATGGGGGAACGGGCTCCGCAAGTGATGCTCACTGATCAGAACAATGCCATAAAAGCAGCTGTGGCTGCTGTGTTTCCTACTACACGCCATTGTTTCTGTTTATGGCATGTGTTGGAAAAACTTCCCAGGCATCTTGAATATCTAAGCTTGTGGCATGATAGTCTAATGCTAAAACTTGATAAATGTATTTATCGGTCTTGGACTGaggatcaatttgaaaaaagGTGGTGGAAGATGGTTGACAAGTTTCATCTTAGAGAGATGCAGTGGGTTCTGTCTTTGTACGAAGATCGCAAACGGTGGGTTCCTGTCTTTATGAGGGATATATCTTTTGCTGGATTATCTACCGCTTTACGCTCTGACAGTTTGAGTTCTTCATTTGACAAATATGTGCATGGAGAAACATCGTTGAGGGAATTTATAGAGCATTATAGAGTAATCCTTGAGGACAGGTATGAAGAGGAAGCCAAAGCTGATTTTAATGCATGGCATGAAACTCCTGAGCTGAAGTCTCCATCAccttttgaaaaacaaatatcaCTTGTATATACACATGAAGTTTTCAAGAAATTCCAAGTTGAAGTTTTGGGAGCTGCTGCTTGTCATCTtaagaaggaaaatgaagacCAGGTGCCTGCAACATATAGTGTTAAGGACTTTGaagataatcaaaattatatggttgaatggaatgaagCTAAATCAGACATATATTGCTCATGCCGCTCTTTTGAATACAAGGGCTACCTTTGTAGACATGCTATTGTTGTGCTTCAAATGTCTGGTGTGTTCAACATCccatcaaaatatattttgcaGCGGTGGACTAACGCTGCCTTGAGTAGACTGCCAATCAGTCAGAAATTGGATGAGGTCCAATCTAAGGTCCGTCGTTACAATGATTTGTGTAGACGTGCCATAATATTAAGCGAAGAAGGTTCACTTTCTCAAGAGAGCTATAATCTTGCTCTATCTGCCATAAAAGAAGCTCTGAAGCAGTGTGCAAGTGTCAACAATTCGGTTGAGAATGAGTACAGACCTAATACCTCAATGATTCGTGCTGATTCTGGTGTTGAAAGAGTCAGCCAATGTGTAAATAATCAAGAAAAAGCCGCAGACCCTAGAATGACAAATACGACCAAGACTTGTCAAAGTGTTGAGACTGCATTGGAGAGGCAAATTAATGAGAATAATGCAACTAGAAAAGGAAAG GTATCTCTTGCGGGAGCTGTCAATGTTGGATCACAAGATGGCTTTCACCAAATG GAGATGTCAGACATGAGGCCTACGCATTTGCATAATGTGATGCCACCAACACAATTGCATAATATGGTGCCAACTATGTTTACAAATGTTGCATCAACACATTTTCAAAACGTGGCTGCTACACATTTGCACGACAACCGACTCCATCGGTAA
- the LOC105769720 gene encoding protein FAR1-RELATED SEQUENCE 4 isoform X4 — MDSSIGTSDMILASHRELEFESHEAAYSYYKDYAKSVGFGTAKLSSRRSRVSKEFIDAKFTCIRYGNKQQSDDAINPRPSPKIGCKASMHVKRRQDGKWYVYSFIKEHNHELLPAQAHFFRSHRNVDPLKTDVGRKRKSLASVSKLFSAYQNIDFLEGYMRNQHDKGRSLVLEEGDAQVLLELLMHMQEENPKFFYAVDLNEEHRLRNVFWVDAKGMEDFSNFGDVVSFDTTYFTNKYKIPLVLFIGVNHHIQPTLLGCALIADETVYTFLWLMQTWFIAMGERAPQVMLTDQNNAIKAAVAAVFPTTRHCFCLWHVLEKLPRHLEYLSLWHDSLMLKLDKCIYRSWTEDQFEKRWWKMVDKFHLREMQWVLSLYEDRKRWVPVFMRDISFAGLSTALRSDSLSSSFDKYVHGETSLREFIEHYRVILEDRYEEEAKADFNAWHETPELKSPSPFEKQISLVYTHEVFKKFQVEVLGAAACHLKKENEDQVPATYSVKDFEDNQNYMVEWNEAKSDIYCSCRSFEYKGYLCRHAIVVLQMSGVFNIPSKYILQRWTNAALSRLPISQKLDEVQSKVRRYNDLCRRAIILSEEGSLSQESYNLALSAIKEALKQCASVNNSVENEYRPNTSMIRADSGVERVSQCVNNQEKAADPRMTNTTKTCQSVETALERQINENNATRKGKVSLAGAVNVGSQDGFHQMIVGLETYQVGFEQ; from the exons ATGGATTCTAGCATTGGCACCAGTGATATGATTTTAGCATCACACCGGGAATTGGAATTTGAATCACATGAAGCTGCTTATTCATACTACAAAGATTACGCCAAGTCTGTGGGCTTTGGTACTGCTAAATTGAGCAGTCGACGGTCCAGGGTGTCCAAGGAATTTATAGATGCTAAATTTACATGCATAAGATATGGAAATAAGCAACAGTCTGATGATGCCATTAATCCTCGGCCTTCTCCAAAAATTGGTTGTAAAGCAAGCATGCATGTGAAGAGAAGGCAGGATGGAAAGTGGTATGTTTATAGTTTCATAAAGGAGCATAATCACGAACTTTTGCCTGCCCAAGCACATTTTTTCCGAAGCCACAGAAATGTTGATCCACTTAAGACTGATGTTGGAAGGAAGCGGAAGAGTCTGGCTTCAGTTTCTAAACTATTTAGTGCGTATCAAAATATTGACTTTCTGGAAGGTTATATGAGAAACCAGCATGATAAAGGACGGAGTTTGGTTTTAGAAGAGGGAGATGCTCAAGTACTTCTTGAACTTTTAATGCATATGCAGGAAGAAAACCCAAAGTTTTTCTATGCAGTTGATTTGAATGAAGAGCATCGATTGAGAAATGTATTCTGGGTTGATGCCAAAGGCATGGAAGATTTCAGTAACTTTGGTGATGTTGTGTCTTTTGACACTACATATTTCACGAACAAGTATAAAATACCTTTGGTACTCTTTATTGGAGTCAACCATCATATTCAACCCACATTACTTGGTTGTGCTTTGATTGCAGATGAAACAGTTTATACTTTTCTTTGGCTGATGCAAACATGGTTTATAGCAATGGGGGAACGGGCTCCGCAAGTGATGCTCACTGATCAGAACAATGCCATAAAAGCAGCTGTGGCTGCTGTGTTTCCTACTACACGCCATTGTTTCTGTTTATGGCATGTGTTGGAAAAACTTCCCAGGCATCTTGAATATCTAAGCTTGTGGCATGATAGTCTAATGCTAAAACTTGATAAATGTATTTATCGGTCTTGGACTGaggatcaatttgaaaaaagGTGGTGGAAGATGGTTGACAAGTTTCATCTTAGAGAGATGCAGTGGGTTCTGTCTTTGTACGAAGATCGCAAACGGTGGGTTCCTGTCTTTATGAGGGATATATCTTTTGCTGGATTATCTACCGCTTTACGCTCTGACAGTTTGAGTTCTTCATTTGACAAATATGTGCATGGAGAAACATCGTTGAGGGAATTTATAGAGCATTATAGAGTAATCCTTGAGGACAGGTATGAAGAGGAAGCCAAAGCTGATTTTAATGCATGGCATGAAACTCCTGAGCTGAAGTCTCCATCAccttttgaaaaacaaatatcaCTTGTATATACACATGAAGTTTTCAAGAAATTCCAAGTTGAAGTTTTGGGAGCTGCTGCTTGTCATCTtaagaaggaaaatgaagacCAGGTGCCTGCAACATATAGTGTTAAGGACTTTGaagataatcaaaattatatggttgaatggaatgaagCTAAATCAGACATATATTGCTCATGCCGCTCTTTTGAATACAAGGGCTACCTTTGTAGACATGCTATTGTTGTGCTTCAAATGTCTGGTGTGTTCAACATCccatcaaaatatattttgcaGCGGTGGACTAACGCTGCCTTGAGTAGACTGCCAATCAGTCAGAAATTGGATGAGGTCCAATCTAAGGTCCGTCGTTACAATGATTTGTGTAGACGTGCCATAATATTAAGCGAAGAAGGTTCACTTTCTCAAGAGAGCTATAATCTTGCTCTATCTGCCATAAAAGAAGCTCTGAAGCAGTGTGCAAGTGTCAACAATTCGGTTGAGAATGAGTACAGACCTAATACCTCAATGATTCGTGCTGATTCTGGTGTTGAAAGAGTCAGCCAATGTGTAAATAATCAAGAAAAAGCCGCAGACCCTAGAATGACAAATACGACCAAGACTTGTCAAAGTGTTGAGACTGCATTGGAGAGGCAAATTAATGAGAATAATGCAACTAGAAAAGGAAAG GTATCTCTTGCGGGAGCTGTCAATGTTGGATCACAAGATGGCTTTCACCAAATG ATTGTTGGACTGGAAACATACCAAGTGGGATTTGAACAATAA